Proteins encoded within one genomic window of Bombina bombina isolate aBomBom1 chromosome 1, aBomBom1.pri, whole genome shotgun sequence:
- the NEUROD2 gene encoding neurogenic differentiation factor 2: MLTRLFSETSLIPEVQKFVAWPDDCEDDGSDKDEDDDKSMQDVNTEGSLSESKDEGDIGGEEDEEEEEEEGTEEAEGERPKKRGPKKRKMTKARMERSKVRRQKANARERNRMHDLNSALDNLRKVVPCYSKTQKLSKIETLRLAKNYIWALSEILRSGKRPDLVSYVQTLCKGLSQPTTNLVAGCLQLNSRNFLTEQGQDAGRYHGPNSSFAMHPYTYQCSRLSGSQCQTSTMASSHPLRTHGYCATYESLYGNASPDYNSSEYDAPLSPPLCINGNFSVKQDSSPDHDKNYHYSMHYSTLPASRPSGHSLLFGSSGMRSGVHSENLLPYDMHVHHDRAPMYEELNAFFHN, translated from the coding sequence ATGTTAACCAGACTCTTCAGTGAGACCAGTCTCATCCCAGAAGTTCAGAAATTTGTTGCGTGGCCTGATGACTGCGAGGATGATGGAAGTGACAAAGATGAAGACGATGATAAGAGTATGCAAGATGTCAATACGGAGGGTTCTCTAAGTGAGAGCAAAGATGAGGGAGACATTGGAGGGGAAGAAgatgaggaggaagaggaagaagaaggtACAGAAGAAGCAGAGGGGGAACGACCAAAAAAACGTGGGCCCAAGAAGAGGAAAATGACAAAAGCAAGAATGGAAAGGTCTAAAGTTAGGAGGCAGAAAGCAAACGCCAGAGAAAGAAACCGCATGCACGACCTAAATTCAGCCTTGGACAACCTGAGGAAAGTTGTTCCGTGTTACTCAAAGACCCAGAAGCTCTCCAAGATAGAGACCCTCAGGCTAGCAAAGAACTATATATGGGCCTTGTCTGAGATCCTGAGATCTGGGAAAAGGCCTGACCTAGTGTCCTACGTGCAGACTCTCTGCAAGGGTCTTTCACAGCCCACCACAAACTTAGTGGCAGGTTGTCTACAACTTAACTCCAGGAATTTCCTAACCGAGCAAGGTCAAGATGCTGGAAGGTACCATGGTCCAAACTCCTCTTTTGCCATGCACCCTTATACTTACCAGTGTTCCCGGCTTTCAGGCTCCCAGTGCCAAACCAGCACCATGGCCAGTTCCCATCCCCTGAGAACCCACGGGTACTGTGCAACCTATGAGTCCCTTTATGGGAACGCGTCTCCGGACTACAATAGCTCTGAGTATGACGCCCCCTTAAGCCCACCACTGTGCATTAATGGCAACTTCTCCGTCAAACAGGACTCTTCCCCGGACCATGACAAAAATTACCACTATTCTATGCACTACTCCACCCTGCCGGCATCCAGGCCTTCTGGCCACAGTCTCCTATTTGGCTCATCTGGGATGCGCAGTGGAGTTCATTCCGAAAATCTGTTGCCTTATGATATGCACGTCCATCATGATAGAGCTCCAATGTATGAAGAGCTCAATGCGTTTTTCCATAACTGA